From Actinopolyspora lacussalsi, a single genomic window includes:
- a CDS encoding hypothetical protein (product_source=Hypo-rule applied; superfamily=53474; transmembrane_helix_parts=Inside_1_74,TMhelix_75_97,Outside_98_101,TMhelix_102_124,Inside_125_174) encodes MSSLFPGSARSAPGLPSLPTPPTGWPIGSYGTYEEAQRAVDHLADNNFPVQEVTIVGVDLMLVERVTGRLNWARVLGSGALSGGWFGLFIGLVISILTVQDPWFGPVLVVLAAGIVFGMVSAAITYASMRGRRDFSSSSQVVAGRYDVLSQPSHAEQARDMLARLAMGGQASQQ; translated from the coding sequence GTGAGCAGCCTGTTTCCCGGCTCCGCCCGGTCGGCTCCGGGGCTTCCCAGCTTGCCCACGCCGCCGACCGGTTGGCCGATAGGTTCCTACGGCACGTACGAGGAGGCGCAGCGTGCCGTCGATCACCTCGCCGACAACAATTTTCCGGTGCAGGAAGTAACGATCGTCGGGGTCGACCTCATGCTGGTCGAACGTGTCACGGGACGGCTGAACTGGGCAAGGGTGCTCGGCAGCGGAGCGCTCTCCGGGGGTTGGTTCGGACTGTTCATCGGGTTGGTGATCAGTATCCTGACGGTGCAGGACCCCTGGTTCGGTCCGGTGCTGGTGGTGCTGGCGGCGGGGATCGTTTTCGGTATGGTCTCGGCCGCGATCACGTACGCCTCCATGCGCGGTCGCCGTGACTTCTCCTCGTCCAGTCAGGTCGTGGCCGGACGGTACGACGTACTGAGTCAACCCAGCCACGCCGAACAGGCCCGGGACATGTTGGCTCGACTCGCCATGGGTGGCCAGGCTTCGCAGCAGTGA
- a CDS encoding membrane protease YdiL (CAAX protease family) (product_source=COG1266; cog=COG1266; pfam=PF02517; superfamily=53218; transmembrane_helix_parts=Inside_1_52,TMhelix_53_75,Outside_76_78,TMhelix_79_101,Inside_102_107,TMhelix_108_130,Outside_131_151,TMhelix_152_174,Inside_175_186,TMhelix_187_204,Outside_205_218,TMhelix_219_238,Inside_239_244,TMhelix_245_267,Outside_268_298,TMhelix_299_318,Inside_319_346), with amino-acid sequence MSDPAAYPSHNSGDARPVSPRRPPPKPGFPAQVPEGTPFHLLARNSAHRWWRPVVALLVLLGLTLAASVLAAVLLVGMIVFAGPLGTLNIVLPPGHLVEVLSSPLPTLFLSFAVLIALIPPVALTARWVQRRGFGSVVGVLGTPRVRWFGETMLWALLVFGVLFAVIITLQLMSGAPMPAFPGWRRYLAVALLAVLVVPAQSAAEELFFRGLLLQTLTAWFRTPWPGILLSSLVFLLGHGYTDPLVWVELFLMATIMCWLSIRTGGLEAAVAMHTANNALSLLIAGLSGVPSIEQSGDYPVIQVIPVIVAVLLFAWVVDRRAARRGVGTVVGGRARIDPVSLAPRH; translated from the coding sequence GTGTCCGACCCCGCTGCTTACCCCTCCCACAACAGTGGTGACGCCCGACCGGTGTCCCCACGACGCCCTCCGCCGAAGCCAGGCTTTCCGGCCCAGGTGCCGGAGGGAACGCCCTTCCACCTGCTCGCGCGCAACTCGGCCCATCGCTGGTGGCGCCCCGTCGTGGCGCTGCTGGTGTTGCTCGGCCTGACCCTGGCGGCCTCGGTGTTGGCCGCCGTGCTGCTGGTCGGGATGATCGTTTTCGCCGGGCCGTTGGGGACGCTTAACATCGTGCTGCCCCCGGGGCATCTCGTGGAAGTGCTCTCGTCGCCGTTGCCGACGCTGTTCCTGAGCTTCGCCGTGCTGATCGCGCTCATCCCTCCGGTGGCGCTGACGGCACGATGGGTGCAGCGGCGTGGCTTCGGCAGCGTGGTCGGGGTCCTCGGAACGCCCCGGGTTCGCTGGTTCGGCGAGACGATGCTCTGGGCGCTGCTGGTGTTCGGCGTGCTGTTCGCCGTGATCATCACACTGCAGCTGATGTCCGGGGCGCCGATGCCCGCTTTCCCCGGTTGGCGACGCTATCTGGCGGTGGCGCTGCTGGCCGTGCTCGTGGTGCCGGCGCAGAGTGCCGCGGAGGAACTGTTCTTCCGCGGTCTGCTGCTGCAGACGCTGACTGCCTGGTTCCGCACCCCCTGGCCGGGGATTCTGCTGTCCTCGCTGGTGTTTCTGCTGGGCCACGGCTACACCGACCCGCTCGTGTGGGTCGAGCTCTTCCTGATGGCCACGATCATGTGCTGGCTGAGCATCCGCACCGGAGGTCTGGAGGCGGCGGTGGCCATGCACACCGCCAACAACGCGCTGAGTCTGCTCATCGCCGGACTGAGCGGGGTTCCCAGTATCGAGCAGTCGGGGGACTACCCGGTGATCCAGGTGATTCCGGTGATCGTCGCGGTGCTGCTCTTCGCCTGGGTGGTCGACCGCCGAGCGGCACGTCGTGGAGTCGGGACCGTGGTCGGCGGCCGGGCTCGGATCGATCCGGTCAGCCTCGCGCCGCGTCACTGA
- a CDS encoding patatin-related protein (product_source=TIGR03607; cog=COG1752; pfam=PF01734,PF11856; superfamily=52151; tigrfam=TIGR03607; transmembrane_helix_parts=Outside_1_1044,TMhelix_1045_1067,Inside_1068_1078,TMhelix_1079_1098,Outside_1099_1101,TMhelix_1102_1121,Inside_1122_1127,TMhelix_1128_1147,Outside_1148_1151,TMhelix_1152_1174,Inside_1175_1191) produces MSSGEPNSHSSRQLRLALALRGGASMAVWIGGAVAEIDRLRRWAPVESAGAKRAEEHHPWAELAELAGYESVEVDVLAGTSAGGLNATLLSASLVYGMPFTTTRRAWIRLADLEAMARTVPRPWQPKPESLLEGDEYFRSELTDLLTEQIGRERRTEPVERVELLLTATLLDPVAERHFDAVGSEFGKARRRAMFRFRHRGRPGEPLSDFGPAERARATARLLAQAARATSSFPMAFEPAVFRADDSGDTPGHRNGDSRDGSVPNLYGRFSEIAASEEQRFRVIDGGVLDNIPVTAAVDAIRRVEADAPTERWLLYLNPEPDSPGAETRGERFARAVTATALRAKLGQESLLTDIDSIGRHNDSVRRAVGRRDAVLTELAVTPRSRRARLLGDRVRAVSAEYASRLAETRAFRVHELLTAPEDTTGTPLLDPIPKQPLLEWPATACTGLRDRLTEQYRSRALRRPGEVFDDVRTLLSAVDECLRWVRELEAHRRSPRIAAVKASLYRLRTVAETVCGHTDRCWIHAAGTEPVFVRAELDGWIECVLDRHHRLQHTLPSPVGALLAPLLDSVLDERGLDERNPDGGSAEPGEHGEGNLDTASLDSGAELGSLFRHRLAEFNAELSAIVNSSGVEAAENDVGVDAVAESWVTLERLVGDLVAALSPGDLVEIDGVTRSLLELAADVDPMRLLRDLVVLTTPMQVDTGADSHILLHRLAGDNSSPLPFTALRDSAGEIPLADKVRGSGLGNFGAFLSAKWRANDWMWGRLDAVAGLVPMLIEPDRLVRHNEQLGADGLGDALRRILSRPTEAELGELDETSARKWHEFLAERWAEHSGAVRTELEALFANPTDEHPLTVTRRAVVERLQWTVAAEEIPFVAAVDSGADPNAGDARAVRDPKLLDQQVRAYDVGKQRPSDLEERRMASLSTRCALLAHRALLPGWRGFRRSLATASMIVLKPLSMLLAFALAAPRRAALGTALSGTAVALTEFMRSPVVDSLSSGELSNDESSSKGTNEFAFITMREAQRIEELQTWRWLHVVEMSDSWPGAVGWIAALLAVVAALRWGWLKTSGTAALTRALSGLAAAGLLAAVGCWLFGLGVRLGPLGLTLVGAAVTWYAAFALRTAGRVGATVLSAVVPGLLLIPALLQNWSVSFWLLAALFLTAWGQTMLLSIADVLEPRPRGSLDTPSRT; encoded by the coding sequence GTGTCCAGTGGTGAACCCAACTCGCATTCCTCGCGGCAGTTGCGACTCGCACTGGCGTTGCGTGGTGGCGCCAGCATGGCTGTCTGGATCGGGGGAGCGGTAGCCGAGATCGATCGGTTGCGCCGCTGGGCCCCGGTGGAAAGCGCCGGAGCGAAGCGGGCGGAGGAGCACCACCCCTGGGCCGAGCTGGCCGAGCTGGCCGGTTACGAGTCCGTCGAGGTGGACGTGCTCGCCGGTACTTCGGCGGGAGGTCTCAACGCGACACTGCTCTCGGCATCGTTGGTCTACGGCATGCCGTTCACGACCACGCGCCGCGCCTGGATCCGCCTGGCCGACCTGGAGGCGATGGCCCGCACGGTTCCCCGGCCCTGGCAGCCCAAACCGGAATCGCTGCTGGAGGGCGACGAGTACTTCCGTTCGGAGCTGACCGATCTGCTCACCGAGCAGATCGGCCGCGAACGGCGGACCGAACCGGTCGAACGCGTCGAGCTCCTGCTGACAGCGACACTGCTGGATCCGGTGGCCGAGCGGCATTTCGACGCGGTGGGCAGTGAGTTCGGCAAAGCACGCAGACGAGCGATGTTCCGGTTCCGGCACCGCGGGCGACCGGGCGAACCGCTCAGCGACTTCGGTCCGGCCGAGCGGGCCCGAGCCACCGCGCGGCTGCTCGCACAGGCCGCCAGAGCCACCTCCTCGTTCCCGATGGCCTTCGAACCCGCCGTGTTCCGCGCCGACGATTCCGGCGACACGCCGGGACACCGGAACGGTGATTCCCGGGACGGTTCGGTGCCCAATCTGTACGGCCGGTTCTCCGAGATCGCCGCCTCCGAGGAGCAGCGTTTCCGGGTGATCGACGGTGGAGTGCTGGACAACATCCCCGTCACCGCGGCGGTCGATGCCATCCGGCGCGTCGAGGCCGACGCGCCGACCGAACGCTGGTTGCTCTACCTCAATCCGGAGCCGGACTCGCCCGGTGCCGAGACCCGTGGCGAACGGTTCGCCCGAGCCGTCACCGCGACGGCGCTGCGGGCGAAACTCGGTCAGGAGAGTCTGCTGACCGACATCGACAGCATCGGCAGGCACAACGACTCGGTACGCCGGGCCGTCGGCCGCAGGGACGCCGTGCTCACTGAGCTCGCCGTGACACCGCGATCCCGCCGCGCTCGCTTGCTCGGCGACCGGGTGCGGGCGGTTTCCGCCGAGTACGCCTCACGGCTCGCCGAGACCCGGGCCTTCCGGGTGCACGAGCTGCTCACCGCCCCCGAGGACACCACCGGCACCCCGTTGCTGGACCCGATCCCGAAACAGCCGCTGCTGGAGTGGCCCGCCACCGCGTGCACCGGGCTGCGCGATCGACTGACCGAGCAGTACCGCTCGCGCGCCCTGCGGCGTCCCGGTGAGGTCTTCGACGACGTGCGCACGCTGCTGTCCGCCGTGGACGAATGCCTGCGCTGGGTCCGCGAACTGGAGGCGCACCGGCGGTCCCCGCGGATCGCCGCCGTGAAGGCTTCGCTGTACCGACTGCGCACCGTCGCCGAGACCGTGTGCGGGCACACCGACCGTTGCTGGATCCACGCGGCCGGTACCGAACCCGTTTTCGTGCGGGCCGAGCTGGACGGCTGGATCGAGTGCGTGCTCGATCGGCACCACAGGTTGCAGCACACGCTGCCCTCCCCGGTGGGGGCGCTGCTCGCGCCGCTGCTGGACAGCGTCCTCGACGAGAGGGGGCTCGACGAGCGGAACCCCGATGGCGGGAGTGCCGAGCCCGGGGAGCACGGCGAGGGGAACCTCGACACCGCCTCGCTCGACAGTGGGGCCGAGCTCGGCTCGCTGTTTCGGCATCGACTGGCGGAGTTCAACGCCGAACTGTCCGCCATAGTGAACTCCTCGGGCGTGGAAGCCGCCGAGAACGACGTCGGCGTGGACGCGGTCGCCGAGAGCTGGGTCACCCTGGAGCGCCTGGTGGGTGACCTGGTGGCGGCCCTCTCCCCGGGCGATCTCGTCGAGATCGACGGGGTGACGCGCTCGCTGCTCGAACTCGCCGCCGACGTCGACCCGATGCGGCTGCTCCGCGACCTGGTCGTACTCACCACGCCCATGCAGGTCGACACCGGCGCGGATTCACACATCCTGCTGCACCGCCTGGCGGGTGACAACTCGAGCCCGTTGCCGTTCACCGCGTTACGTGACTCGGCGGGCGAGATCCCGCTGGCGGACAAAGTGCGCGGCTCCGGTCTGGGCAACTTCGGTGCCTTCCTGTCCGCCAAGTGGCGTGCCAACGACTGGATGTGGGGCAGGCTGGACGCGGTGGCCGGTCTGGTCCCCATGCTGATCGAACCGGACCGATTGGTCCGGCACAACGAGCAGTTGGGAGCCGACGGTCTGGGGGACGCGCTGCGGCGAATCCTCAGCCGGCCGACCGAGGCGGAGCTGGGAGAACTCGACGAGACCAGCGCGAGAAAGTGGCACGAGTTCCTCGCCGAGCGCTGGGCGGAGCACTCCGGCGCGGTGCGGACCGAGCTCGAGGCCCTGTTCGCCAACCCCACCGACGAGCATCCGCTGACCGTGACCCGCCGTGCGGTGGTGGAGCGGTTGCAGTGGACGGTTGCCGCCGAGGAGATCCCGTTCGTGGCCGCCGTCGACTCCGGGGCCGACCCGAACGCGGGCGACGCCCGGGCGGTGCGGGACCCCAAACTGCTGGACCAGCAGGTACGTGCCTACGACGTGGGCAAACAGCGTCCGAGTGACCTGGAAGAACGGCGGATGGCTTCCCTGTCCACCCGTTGCGCGCTGCTCGCCCACCGAGCGCTGCTGCCTGGCTGGCGGGGGTTCCGCCGGTCCCTCGCCACCGCGAGCATGATCGTTCTCAAACCGCTCTCGATGCTGCTCGCCTTCGCGCTCGCCGCTCCCCGACGGGCCGCGCTCGGCACGGCGCTGAGCGGCACGGCCGTCGCGTTGACCGAATTCATGCGTTCCCCGGTGGTCGACTCCCTGTCCAGTGGCGAGCTGTCCAATGACGAGTCATCCTCGAAAGGCACGAACGAGTTCGCGTTCATCACGATGCGCGAGGCACAACGGATCGAGGAACTCCAAACCTGGCGCTGGCTGCACGTGGTCGAGATGTCCGACTCGTGGCCCGGGGCGGTGGGTTGGATCGCCGCGCTGCTCGCGGTGGTCGCCGCGCTGCGCTGGGGATGGTTGAAGACCTCCGGTACAGCCGCCCTCACCCGAGCGTTGTCCGGGCTGGCGGCAGCCGGTCTGCTGGCCGCCGTCGGCTGCTGGTTGTTCGGTCTCGGAGTGCGGTTGGGACCGTTGGGGCTGACGCTGGTCGGGGCCGCGGTCACCTGGTACGCCGCCTTCGCCCTGCGCACGGCCGGCAGAGTGGGTGCCACTGTGCTCAGTGCGGTGGTCCCCGGCCTGCTGCTGATTCCCGCGCTGCTGCAGAACTGGTCGGTTTCGTTCTGGCTCCTGGCCGCGCTGTTCCTCACGGCCTGGGGGCAGACGATGTTGTTGAGCATCGCCGATGTGCTCGAACCGCGACCGCGTGGTTCGCTGGACACACCCTCGCGTACCTGA